One Nostoc sp. UHCC 0302 DNA window includes the following coding sequences:
- a CDS encoding class I SAM-dependent methyltransferase, translated as MLEKHFKSNLSKQTEVSSVLSVGPGEFDRQLIQFLQQYVPEGQTLKYVTVEPNHVHRQIFEATMQSPGLSEVNLEMHPVMIVDFQTDEQFDCIHYTHSLYHMPGQEEQLILKSLNMLKDGGVLIITLETEEAVIFKLINQYSEIAGKEEYWQETSHVEANKLRKIIDNIGLSYKFESYPEYLDVSACFNHNSEEGRVLMDFLFQANLRNASSELNQRLLSLVDEVAFEENGRKMLYLPSGTFLIPKQ; from the coding sequence ATGCTTGAGAAGCATTTTAAAAGCAACCTTTCTAAGCAAACTGAAGTTTCGTCGGTGCTAAGTGTTGGCCCTGGAGAGTTTGATAGGCAACTTATCCAATTTTTACAGCAATATGTTCCTGAAGGACAAACTTTAAAATATGTGACAGTAGAGCCTAATCATGTTCATCGGCAGATATTTGAAGCAACAATGCAATCACCTGGTCTTAGTGAAGTGAACTTAGAAATGCATCCAGTGATGATTGTAGATTTTCAAACAGATGAGCAATTTGATTGTATTCATTACACGCATTCTCTTTACCACATGCCAGGTCAAGAAGAGCAATTAATCCTTAAGTCGCTTAATATGCTCAAAGACGGAGGAGTTCTAATCATCACGCTGGAAACAGAAGAAGCAGTGATATTCAAATTAATTAACCAATACTCAGAAATAGCTGGTAAGGAAGAATACTGGCAAGAGACTTCTCATGTAGAAGCAAATAAGTTACGTAAAATCATAGATAATATCGGTTTGTCGTATAAATTTGAAAGCTATCCTGAATATTTAGATGTCTCTGCTTGCTTTAATCACAATTCGGAAGAAGGTAGAGTGTTGATGGATTTCCTTTTCCAAGCTAACTTACGTAATGCTTCTTCGGAGTTGAATCAACGGCTACTTTCTTTGGTTGACGAAGTAGCATTTGAGGAAAATGGCCGTAAAATGCTATATTTGCCCTCTGGCACATTTTTAATTCCAAAGCAATAG
- the cynS gene encoding cyanase, with amino-acid sequence MSIPDITQKLLAAKQKKELSFADLEKILGRDEVWIAALFYRQASASEEEAKLLVEALELDASYIQELTEYPVKGLGPVVPTDPLIYRFYEIMQVYGLPIKAVIHDKFGDGIMSAIDFTLDVEKEEDPKGDRVKVIMSGKFLPYKKW; translated from the coding sequence ATGTCTATTCCCGATATTACACAAAAGCTATTAGCGGCGAAACAAAAGAAAGAACTAAGCTTCGCCGACTTAGAAAAAATTCTCGGACGCGATGAAGTATGGATTGCTGCTTTATTCTACCGTCAAGCTAGTGCTTCGGAAGAAGAGGCAAAGTTATTAGTTGAAGCATTAGAGTTAGACGCAAGTTATATTCAAGAATTGACTGAATATCCTGTGAAGGGATTAGGCCCAGTTGTACCTACTGACCCACTAATTTATCGCTTCTACGAGATTATGCAAGTGTATGGGTTGCCAATTAAAGCTGTGATTCACGATAAATTTGGCGACGGAATTATGAGCGCGATTGATTTTACTTTAGACGTGGAAAAAGAAGAAGACCCTAAAGGCGATCGCGTTAAAGTTATTATGTCTGGTAAATTTTTACCTTATAAAAAATGGTAG
- a CDS encoding site-specific DNA-methyltransferase, which translates to MKKEQIKPDKEIIFNPYYIHHSGAAYLGDSLELIKFIDDNSINLILTSPPFALTRKKEYGNESAEKYIEWFLPFAYEFKRVLANNGSFVLDLGGAYLPGHPVRSIYQYELLVKLCREVGFFLAQEFYHYNPARLPTPAEWVTIKRIRVKDSVNVVWWLSKTPNPKADNRKILKPYSQSMKKLLKNGYKSKIRPSGHEISDKFQKDNQGAIPPNLLEIANTESNSAYLRQCKAVGIKPHPARFPQGFAEFFIKFLTDEGDIVLDPFAGSNTTGFVAETLQRRWISFEINEDYVVGSRYRFSQ; encoded by the coding sequence TTGAAAAAAGAACAAATCAAGCCAGATAAAGAAATTATTTTTAATCCCTATTATATCCACCATAGCGGAGCAGCATATTTGGGTGATAGCTTAGAGCTAATTAAATTTATTGATGATAATAGTATTAATTTAATTCTAACTTCACCTCCATTTGCTCTTACTAGAAAAAAAGAATACGGTAATGAAAGCGCTGAAAAATATATAGAGTGGTTTCTACCTTTTGCCTATGAATTTAAAAGGGTACTGGCAAATAATGGCTCCTTTGTGCTGGATTTAGGCGGTGCTTACCTTCCTGGTCATCCCGTGCGGAGTATCTATCAATATGAGCTTTTAGTTAAATTATGCAGAGAAGTAGGTTTTTTTCTGGCTCAAGAATTCTACCATTATAATCCGGCTCGGCTTCCTACCCCTGCTGAGTGGGTAACCATCAAACGCATTCGTGTAAAAGATTCAGTAAATGTAGTTTGGTGGTTGTCTAAAACACCAAACCCTAAAGCAGACAATAGAAAAATTCTAAAGCCATATAGCCAAAGTATGAAAAAATTACTTAAAAATGGCTATAAGTCCAAAATACGTCCTAGCGGACATGAGATTTCTGACAAGTTTCAAAAAGATAATCAAGGTGCAATTCCGCCAAACTTACTAGAAATTGCCAATACTGAATCAAATAGTGCTTATTTACGTCAGTGTAAAGCAGTGGGAATTAAACCCCATCCAGCACGTTTCCCTCAAGGGTTCGCCGAGTTTTTCATCAAGTTCTTAACTGATGAAGGTGATATAGTTTTAGACCCATTTGCAGGTTCTAACACAACTGGATTTGTTGCTGAGACTTTGCAACGCCGATGGATTTCTTTTGAAATTAATGAGGATTATGTTGTGGGAAGTCGTTATCGATTTAGCCAATAA
- a CDS encoding SGNH/GDSL hydrolase family protein, with amino-acid sequence MRDPYLLAAGLLTGLAIPASALPHMSIILQDNSRFLWDLKQGSQPIVNQKIIPSVNKLSSPELSNQALQLLGNVQPTVGEKVIPNEDVSLPQLSSQEVSAPTESSLNPNLPTATSTLISGSQLYYQRLAALKTGQVYKRVDSDSVQSMWDSAKKHQLTYEDWKILLALEAKAIAQGQGRNHLSILLGDSLSLWFPNEKLPTGKLWLNQGISGDTSSGILRRLGAFSATRPDVIYVMAGINDMRKGASDQAILRNYRRIIRSLRQDHPKTQIIVQSILPTRLSTISNSRIRRVNAQLALITKQEGANYLNLYSWFTDMQGNLRSELTTDGLHLSKDGYDVWESVLQQVELKLVQSKN; translated from the coding sequence ATGAGGGATCCCTATCTGTTGGCAGCAGGCTTGTTAACAGGATTGGCAATACCAGCATCGGCTCTTCCACATATGTCGATTATCCTGCAAGACAATTCTAGATTCCTGTGGGATTTAAAACAGGGTTCTCAGCCAATAGTAAATCAGAAAATCATCCCCAGTGTTAACAAGCTCTCCTCTCCAGAATTGAGTAACCAAGCTTTACAACTGCTAGGGAATGTACAGCCGACAGTAGGTGAAAAAGTCATCCCCAATGAAGATGTCTCGTTGCCGCAATTGAGCAGTCAAGAAGTTTCAGCACCAACTGAGTCATCACTTAACCCTAACCTGCCAACAGCTACCAGTACACTGATATCTGGAAGTCAACTTTACTATCAAAGATTGGCGGCTTTGAAAACAGGACAAGTCTATAAACGTGTGGATAGTGATAGCGTCCAGTCGATGTGGGACTCAGCCAAAAAGCATCAGTTAACTTATGAGGACTGGAAAATTTTATTAGCTTTGGAAGCCAAAGCGATCGCTCAAGGACAAGGTAGAAATCATCTCAGTATTTTATTGGGTGATTCTTTAAGTTTGTGGTTCCCCAACGAAAAACTGCCTACTGGTAAATTGTGGTTAAATCAAGGCATATCTGGAGATACTTCCAGTGGCATTTTAAGGAGATTAGGAGCATTTTCGGCAACGCGACCGGATGTAATTTACGTGATGGCGGGAATTAACGATATGCGAAAAGGCGCTAGCGATCAAGCAATTTTACGTAATTACCGCCGGATTATCCGCAGCTTAAGACAGGATCATCCAAAGACTCAGATAATTGTCCAATCAATTTTGCCTACTCGTCTATCAACAATTTCTAATAGCCGTATTCGTCGAGTCAACGCCCAACTGGCCTTGATTACTAAGCAAGAAGGAGCTAATTATTTAAATCTCTATAGTTGGTTTACAGATATGCAAGGTAATTTGCGTTCAGAGTTAACCACAGATGGCTTACATCTATCTAAAGATGGCTATGATGTGTGGGAATCAGTACTACAGCAGGTAGAATTAAAGCTCGTTCAGAGCAAGAATTGA
- a CDS encoding DUF4864 domain-containing protein, with the protein MEVTDHDAITIRSVIECQLAAFQKDDAQGAFAFASQGIQAQFGTPENFIQMVRTSYPAVYRPRSIFFEKITIIQKNITQPVLLLAPNGVPVRALYFMEKQPDHTWRINGCFLVSIEAKII; encoded by the coding sequence ATGGAAGTGACAGATCATGATGCCATTACTATACGTTCTGTAATAGAGTGCCAATTAGCAGCCTTTCAAAAGGATGATGCCCAAGGCGCTTTTGCCTTCGCTAGCCAAGGAATTCAAGCACAATTTGGCACTCCAGAAAACTTTATACAGATGGTGAGAACAAGCTACCCAGCTGTGTACCGTCCTCGTTCTATATTTTTTGAAAAAATAACAATTATCCAGAAGAACATAACTCAGCCAGTGCTACTGCTTGCACCTAACGGAGTTCCCGTAAGAGCATTATATTTTATGGAAAAGCAGCCTGATCATACTTGGAGGATTAACGGCTGCTTTCTTGTATCTATAGAAGCAAAAATTATTTAG
- the larE gene encoding ATP-dependent sacrificial sulfur transferase LarE, with protein MVTEKLERLKALFAEMEQALIAYSGGVDSTLVAKIAYDVLGDRALAVTAVSPSLLPEELEDAKIQAATIGIRHQIVQTHEMENPNYTSNPVNRCYFCKSELHDTLKPLARELGYPYVVDGVNADDLHDYRPGIQAAKERGARSPLAEVGVTKVEIRQLSQQLGLPWWDKPAQPCLSSRFPYGEEITVAKLQRVGRAEIFLRKLGWKNLRVRSEGDTARIELPAEQIKEFVLTTDLPSLVSAFQDFGFIYVTLDLEGYRSGKLNQVLQVSNKESLSAKP; from the coding sequence ATGGTGACAGAAAAGCTTGAGCGACTCAAAGCCTTATTTGCAGAAATGGAGCAAGCCTTGATTGCCTACTCTGGAGGCGTTGACAGCACTTTAGTTGCTAAGATTGCTTATGATGTGTTAGGCGATCGCGCTTTAGCTGTCACAGCTGTTTCTCCTTCGCTATTACCAGAAGAGTTGGAAGACGCCAAAATTCAAGCAGCAACTATTGGGATTCGTCATCAAATTGTTCAGACTCACGAGATGGAAAATCCCAATTACACGTCTAACCCTGTCAATCGCTGTTATTTCTGCAAAAGTGAATTGCACGACACTCTCAAACCTTTAGCTAGGGAGTTGGGTTATCCCTATGTGGTGGATGGAGTGAATGCTGATGATTTGCATGATTATCGCCCAGGAATACAGGCTGCTAAAGAAAGAGGTGCGCGATCGCCTTTAGCAGAAGTTGGTGTCACTAAAGTCGAAATCCGTCAACTTTCACAACAACTCGGTTTACCTTGGTGGGATAAACCTGCTCAACCTTGTCTTAGTTCTCGCTTTCCCTACGGTGAAGAGATTACCGTAGCCAAGTTGCAACGAGTAGGTAGAGCAGAAATTTTCTTGAGAAAGCTGGGTTGGAAGAATTTGCGCGTGCGTTCTGAAGGTGATACCGCACGTATTGAATTACCAGCAGAACAAATCAAAGAGTTTGTGTTGACTACGGATTTACCATCATTAGTTTCCGCATTTCAAGATTTTGGATTTATCTACGTAACTCTGGATCTAGAAGGTTATCGTAGCGGGAAGTTAAATCAAGTTTTACAGGTTTCAAATAAGGAAAGCCTGAGTGCTAAACCATAA
- a CDS encoding CHAT domain-containing protein, translating to MNKGLINIKKLIQQSELQNAILQLTEITNEYSSRYHNEVILHAANLNQLQENERKGILSTEEMRREKNRIISALLDLTNAIEQDILVKESIQNLNNIKSNNKIIKILFLAANPSDTTHLRLDQESRSIDQALRQAEFGDKFEVIQHWAVRVSDLQGLLLRHKPDIVHFTGHGSEDSEIILEDNFGNYHPVSVRAFSQLFSILKDNIRCVVLNACYSEPQAKAIAQHIDGVVGMSTEITDESALSFATAFYQSLGYGRDLKTAFDLGCLQIDMENLDEQYTPQLLALKSEPSTIFFTNDI from the coding sequence ATGAATAAGGGATTAATTAATATTAAAAAACTAATTCAACAGAGTGAGTTACAAAATGCTATTTTGCAACTAACAGAAATTACTAATGAATACTCATCCCGCTATCATAATGAAGTAATTTTACACGCAGCTAATTTAAACCAATTACAAGAAAATGAACGCAAAGGTATTTTAAGTACAGAAGAAATGAGACGAGAAAAGAATCGTATTATCTCTGCACTTTTAGATTTAACGAATGCAATTGAACAAGATATTCTTGTTAAAGAGAGTATTCAAAACTTAAATAATATCAAAAGTAATAATAAAATAATTAAAATCCTTTTTTTGGCAGCCAATCCTTCAGACACTACTCATCTGAGATTAGATCAAGAGAGTCGCTCAATTGATCAAGCACTGCGTCAAGCAGAATTTGGTGATAAATTTGAGGTTATCCAACATTGGGCTGTGCGCGTCAGCGATTTACAGGGTCTTCTGCTACGTCATAAACCTGATATCGTACATTTTACTGGTCATGGAAGTGAAGACAGTGAAATTATTTTAGAAGATAACTTTGGTAACTACCATCCTGTTTCAGTTAGAGCATTTAGTCAATTATTTTCTATATTAAAAGATAATATTCGCTGCGTTGTTCTGAATGCCTGCTACTCTGAACCCCAAGCAAAAGCGATCGCCCAACACATTGATGGCGTAGTTGGGATGTCTACAGAAATTACAGATGAATCAGCACTTAGTTTTGCTACAGCATTTTATCAATCATTAGGCTATGGGCGCGACCTCAAAACAGCTTTTGACTTAGGTTGTCTACAAATAGATATGGAAAACTTAGATGAGCAATATACGCCACAACTACTTGCTTTAAAATCTGAGCCATCGACTATTTTCTTTACAAATGATATTTGA